A window from Streptomyces sp. NBC_00299 encodes these proteins:
- a CDS encoding ATP-binding protein yields MQAAVTVTPARIPDLLLGLATVRPVFIWGAPGIGKSSLVRNFAESLGLECVSLLGTQLAPEDLIGVPQIRDGRSVFCPPEAIARDEPYCLFLDELNAATPDVQKAFYSLILDRRIGTYELPKGSIVIGAGNRATDNALARPIASALVNRLTHVHLAASATDWLVWAANNGIHPWVLDHLTDRPDHLWSKPPKTEEPFSTPRSWHMLSDALHSFGRDLDEETLKVLAHGTLTPVHATAFCGYVKIVRSQYGIDAIIKGDARWPHRMQDRDLLYYLAESFRGRLIKELPVSKDHMSATGRQTAYRAKSLLVQLAEISVEVAQSVIASDADGNPVLPSWFLVEAARDMPRLVEARR; encoded by the coding sequence TTGCAGGCAGCCGTAACCGTCACGCCCGCCCGAATCCCCGACCTCCTTCTCGGCCTCGCCACCGTGCGGCCGGTCTTCATCTGGGGTGCCCCCGGCATCGGAAAGTCCTCCCTCGTCAGGAACTTCGCCGAGTCGCTGGGGCTTGAGTGCGTGAGCCTGCTCGGCACCCAGCTGGCGCCGGAGGACCTGATCGGCGTGCCGCAGATCCGCGACGGGCGGTCGGTGTTCTGCCCGCCGGAGGCCATCGCCCGCGACGAGCCGTACTGCCTGTTCCTGGACGAGCTGAACGCGGCCACCCCGGATGTGCAGAAGGCGTTCTACTCGCTGATCCTGGACCGCCGTATCGGCACCTACGAGCTGCCCAAGGGCTCCATCGTCATAGGCGCCGGAAACCGGGCCACCGACAACGCGCTCGCCCGCCCCATCGCCTCCGCGCTCGTCAACCGCCTCACTCACGTCCACCTGGCGGCGTCCGCCACGGACTGGCTGGTCTGGGCCGCGAACAACGGCATCCACCCATGGGTCCTGGACCACCTCACCGACCGCCCCGACCACCTGTGGTCCAAGCCGCCCAAGACCGAGGAGCCGTTCTCCACACCCCGCTCCTGGCACATGCTCTCCGACGCGCTGCACTCCTTCGGCCGGGACCTCGACGAGGAGACGCTGAAGGTCCTCGCGCACGGCACGCTGACGCCCGTGCACGCCACCGCGTTCTGCGGCTACGTCAAGATCGTGCGCAGCCAGTACGGCATCGACGCCATCATCAAGGGCGACGCCCGCTGGCCGCACCGCATGCAGGACCGCGACCTGCTCTACTACCTCGCCGAGTCCTTCCGCGGGCGCCTCATCAAGGAGCTGCCGGTCAGCAAGGACCACATGTCCGCGACCGGCCGCCAGACCGCGTACCGCGCGAAGTCGCTGCTGGTGCAGCTCGCGGAGATCTCCGTCGAGGTCGCCCAGAGCGTCATCGCCTCCGACGCGGACGGCAACCCGGTCCTGCCGTCCTGGTTCCTGGTGGAGGCCGCGCGGGACATGCCCCGGCTGGTCGAGGCGCGCCGATG